One Candidatus Paceibacterota bacterium DNA window includes the following coding sequences:
- the secY gene encoding preprotein translocase subunit SecY encodes MWYQKIIQIFKIKDLRNNILFILGVFAVFRLMANIPIPGISAEKIQEFFGANQIFGLLNLFTGGALDKLSIVMLGLGPYITAVIIMQLLTMIFPALERMYKEEGEQGKKKFNQYGRLLTIPLGLLQGYAMLTLFQRQQIIGQLSLELTITSILTITAGTVFLMWLGELISEKGVGNGVSLLIFAGIIAEVPNNIRQMIVTWDPANIPAYLFFFGMALVIIAGVVLINEGRRNIPVSYAKRVRGTKMYGGVSTYLPLNINPAGVIPIIFALSIMLFPGMIANFLGGVGGTVGSIAQTIGNLFANQWFYGIAYFVLVVLFTFFYTAVTFDPKAISANLQKMGGFVPGIRPGENTANFMYFILNRVLLVGALFLGLIAVLPSVIGGITGIQVFNFLIGGTALLIVVSVALDSMRQIKAQLQMREYETF; translated from the coding sequence ATGTGGTACCAGAAGATTATTCAAATTTTTAAGATCAAGGATTTACGCAATAATATTCTTTTTATTCTCGGGGTTTTTGCTGTTTTCAGATTAATGGCCAATATTCCCATCCCCGGAATTTCAGCTGAAAAAATACAGGAATTTTTCGGCGCTAACCAAATTTTCGGCCTTTTGAATCTGTTTACCGGAGGCGCTTTAGATAAGCTTTCCATCGTTATGCTTGGTTTGGGCCCCTACATCACGGCTGTTATTATCATGCAGCTTTTGACAATGATATTTCCGGCTTTGGAAAGAATGTACAAGGAAGAAGGGGAGCAGGGCAAGAAAAAGTTCAACCAATACGGAAGACTTTTGACTATTCCTTTGGGTCTTTTGCAGGGTTATGCCATGCTTACTTTGTTCCAGAGACAGCAGATAATCGGCCAGCTTTCTTTGGAACTGACAATTACTTCAATATTAACCATTACAGCAGGCACTGTTTTTTTAATGTGGCTGGGAGAATTGATTTCAGAAAAGGGGGTTGGCAATGGCGTTTCTCTTTTGATTTTCGCCGGCATTATTGCTGAGGTGCCAAATAACATCAGGCAGATGATCGTTACCTGGGATCCGGCCAATATTCCTGCTTATTTGTTTTTCTTTGGCATGGCTTTGGTTATTATTGCCGGAGTCGTTTTAATTAACGAAGGCCGTCGTAATATTCCTGTTTCCTATGCTAAAAGAGTGAGGGGGACGAAGATGTACGGCGGAGTTTCCACTTATCTGCCTTTGAATATTAATCCAGCTGGCGTTATCCCTATCATTTTTGCTTTATCAATCATGCTTTTCCCTGGAATGATTGCCAATTTTTTGGGAGGCGTTGGCGGAACGGTCGGTTCTATTGCCCAAACCATTGGGAATTTGTTCGCCAATCAGTGGTTTTACGGCATTGCTTACTTTGTTCTGGTGGTGCTTTTCACTTTTTTCTATACGGCCGTTACCTTTGATCCGAAAGCCATTTCTGCCAATCTGCAGAAAATGGGAGGATTTGTTCCTGGCATCAGGCCTGGCGAAAACACAGCTAATTTCATGTATTTTATCTTAAACAGAGTATTGTTAGTTGGCGCTTTGTTCTTGGGGCTTATCGCTGTTTTGCCCTCTGTTATCGGCGGCATTACCGGAATTCAGGTTTTCAACTTCTTAATCGGAGGTACGGCTCTATTGATTGTTGTTTCCGTTGCTTTGGATTCAATGCGCCAAATTAAAGCTCAACTGCAAATGCGGGAATATGAAACTTTCTAA